tttttacaaTTGTAGGATTTCTCACATGGATCTTGAACCAAAAATCTATATCCACCAGATTTAAATGATTGACTGTACTTACAGTTTCGATATTAATGCttcaaaaatttaaaacactttttttttttaaaattaaacaaattaatagTGACGTAATCCATCTGTAatgttacacaaacacactataCAACAATGAAATGCACACCCTGCATTTTTAAAGAGAGGTTTTTGTCATCCTCAGTActtgtattgtattattatatacaggtaataatggttttctagtgattttaagattaTAAGAGAGTTTGTAGCAGACAGACATGAAGTCGAGTGAaagtgattattatttttttgttgaaaaaactGACGTGTAATCAAGAATGACTTAACTCGGAACAACCTATAcctgtattatattttattatgtgttgtgtCATgtgttgtttctggtaagtcttgggGAATAGTTCTTTCGTATTTAGAGAAGTAATGGTTATTTAAATGagctcaaatggtgattatagattgaaatttaataaataaaaacttacaAATAATTCAACTTCCAAACAACTTCTCTGAACCAATTGAGTTTGTatgttgaagactacctgtTGTGTATTCAGCACTGCTTTACAAATTCATTGAGAACGCTTCAGTGTTAGCTGTGTGGAATACTGTACCTCCCTGTCTAGCCAGTGCATTATTTAACCAAGCTCGCCCAGACCAGAATCATGTGGGTCCTTGTGACTTGGAACATTTTTCATCCTACATCTGTATTTTGAACAAATGTGCATAAACAGATGAAAGAGCAACCATTATTTGCAAAATGGTGTTATGTCACATTGTCCATCTTACacgtttttactgtttttataaaATTTGGCCTCTAACACATATTCTGAAGCAAATCATAGTTTTAGTGTCAAGTACATTTGCTCTTCAGCGCAGCCTACAGGACTTTTGGTTTCTCAGTCATTACTGCTGAGTAACAGTTATTAAACGGTACCAGCCATTCTCTGCAGCCTGCCACCAACTTTTTTACTGAATGTTTTAGACTGATTTTAACCTGCTGTACCTCATAAAACTCCAATAGAGCTTTTTATTGTGTAGAATATAAGACAGTTCTGCATTGAGGTACAGTATTCTTTCAATGACAAAATGTCACATATGTAACCTGGTAAAATACAAATGATGCGCTGGTGctgtcatttttaataaaattgtattGTTAGGAACCAGAAGAATGCATTTGTGAGTGCCTTAAAATTTCATGATTAGGCTGTACCCTTTGATTGGTAATTACTCAAACTGTTTGGGTATTTTTGACAGTTTGAAGGCAGGAAATACTGTGAGCATGACTTCCAGATGCTTTTTGCCCCTTGCTGCCACCAATGTGGTAAGTACAGAAACTACACAGAATACCATTCGTTTATATTTACCTGTTCAGGGTCATGTGAAGACAGGAGGGAATGCCCATTAAACTATAAATATCTATGTATATGTTTTGTGGTTATCTCCAAGGTGAATTCATCATTGGCCGCGTGATCAAGGCTATGAACAACAGTTGGCATCCAGACTGTTTCTGCTGTGATATCTGCCAGGCTGTGCTCGCTGATGTTGGATTTGTTAAGAATGCCGGAAGGTCAGTTCCTTCTCCAGTCCTCACACAACAATCATTCGTTGTTGAAGGTGTTTTTTagtcaacaaaataaaagttttccatttaatttttaaattattctttaatTTATCCCCTTATGAACTTTCTAATGAAGAATAACCTTTATGGATCTCTCTGGTGGAAATTCAGGTGTTACAGCTGCACTGAGTGACTATCTCTGTAGCAGCCGTCACACTGGACAGATGCAGTCGTATGGGTGTGCAAAGGGAAGAGCAAAGAGCTTGTCTAAATGagcagttttctgtctgtcttttttattgtgtattttcttcCTCACTCTCCCATCAGGCACCTGTGTCGTCCCTGTCACAACAGAGAGAAAGCTCGGGGCCTCGGCAAGTACATCTGTCAGAAGTGTCATGCCATCATTGAGGAGCAGCCTCTGCTATTCAAGAATGACCCCTATCATCCTGATCACTTCAACTGCAACAATTGCGGGTAAACATACACATGCTCATCACTGCACTGGAACCACTTAGATAACTGTTACAACTGTAATTCACTGAGACTCAAATACTCATCAAGACTTATGTCAAGAATTTTGGAGTCAAAgtctgccctctagtggacacTGTAGTTattgtaatatacagtacatatatgtTTTACACATGGAGCACATGAGGTGCGCTCTTACTCAACGAGTGAATTACAAGACATCTTGCATCTTAATTTTATACCAGGGACCGAGTCGGTCAAGATAATAaagatagatatacagtatactttattaatcccaaaggaTGTTTTGTaagcaaaaataattttaaaaatttctgcAGTAAGGAGCTGACAGCTGATGCCAGGGAGCTGAAGGGGGAGCTCTACTGTCTGCCCTGCCATGACAAGATGGGTGTCCCCATATGTGGAGCCTGTAGGAGGCCCATCGAGGGCCGTGTGGTTAATGCCATGGGAAAGCAGTGGCATGTGGAGGTGCGATTTAAACTGTAACTTTACTTGGCTAAATGTTAGGAAACAGTCAAATTTTCATTCTAGAGAACTGATGTGATCTATTTTGTGGATTTTGCTTGTGATAattgtttacatttaaaaaaaattgtctttacAATCCtgagattgattttttttctgtgttttctataCATACATATCAGAACTTGAGTCTCAGAGGTCTGTAATTTACGAAAATTCTTTATGCAGTTTCCTGTTGAAATACAACTTGCTTGACAGTAGATACCGGTATATTTCAAGagaatgtttgtatttttcactcatctcttctttcatttctttccagTAATTTCACTTCAATTTCTATTACATTCTATCGGTTTTATCTACACAGTGttgtttagtttgtgtcattattTTGGTCATTTTCCTCCATTGTTGTTTTCCTCCATTTTCCTCCATTATCTATTTGTCTGTATGcccatccgtccatccaacTGTCTATCCACTACAGTATCTTTatgtcacttttttctttttcatccttATCTTTATCTTTACCTCTGTCGTTTCATGTTCTGCTGTCATTTTCCTGCTTTCCGTGCTCCATCTTCGACACAAAGCATCATGTATGCACTGTGTGTGAACGCCCATTTCAGGGCCACCCGTTTTTTGAGCGAGGTGGTCATGCCTATTGTGAGAGACACTTTGACATGGTGAGGGAATTAAGAGTCGGCGTGACGTTGATTGCTGCCCTGTACGCCACTCCTTGCTTCTTTGCTAGCGTGTCCCAAGCTCAAAACAAGCCTATACTAGTGAACAAGTTCAGTCATCCAATCAAAGTAAGAGCATTGTTTTTTTCAACCCAGTTACCTGGAATTAATTAACTTTActtgtttttacacttttttttacctACTATAAGAAAAACATATATGGAAAATACATTCTTCATTTTGGGTATAAATTGTTTAGAATTAAAATATCTTGCGTATTGACAGAATAAAGGGCCTGACactctttgttttgttcattaaaattctatattaatatgatttaattatctattgtaaataaaaatgttctccTCATTAATGTAAGGGATCCTCATAAAATAGTTCACATTCCATTTTAATGATGATACCTGATCAGTAATTCCTCATATGCCATTTTAGAGGCTCTGGAGCTTCTCCATTTCGTTTGGACTGAACCGATCTGGTTTTGGTTTGACCTGATAATGTCTGAGTTCCTACTTAACTGTGCTAACTATTTGTGCTTggctgtgggtttgtttccagCATTTTGTGTGTGCTAAGTGTGAGAAACCGTTCCTGGGACACCGTCACTACGAGCGCAAGGGCCTGGCCTACTGTGAAACACACTATAATCAGGTAACACTCAGCAGTGTTGGAAATATTTATGTAGAACACAAATAGACTAAATAAACTGAAACATGCAGCTGTGTTTTACCTGTCCTGAAAGATCTCTGTTTCTGGCTGATCCTATAACAAACAAGTCCTCAGAGAAGaactgtgtgttttattcacTCAGCTGAAGAAAAGTTAATGTGTTGCAAGTACATAATGTAATTTCTTTGATTGGGGATTCCCAGTTTAAGCTGGCTTCTGCAGTTATTCTTCCCATTGTTGTACTTCTGGTGCTTCCAGTGAAAAGGCCTCTCTAACCAATgcctttgcttgttttttgaacACAGCATGTTGTTTGAGCTTTGATGAAAGCTTCCAGTGGTGCTTTGTGTTACCAAATTCGATGACTGATGAGACATGTGCTGTATTGCTCACTCTCTGGTTCTCTCCCATTATGCCACTCAGCTGTTTGGCGATGTTTGCTACCATTGCAATCGTGTCATTGAAGGAGATGgtgagaaaactttttttttaaattgaaaatgcaaaatttGTGGAGTTTTCATACATCATTCATTGTGCAGCTCTTTTAAATTTGATATGGTATTCaatctgttttgtttcacaaattGTGTGCAGATTTATTGGCAAGAAAACATGATTCTGAAATTGTTATCTCATCTTGTGACCACTTTCTGGAGCAAACAAaatttgttggatttttttcagtGGTGTCAGCCCTGAACAAGGCTTGGTGTGTCAACTGTTTTGCTTGCTCTACATGCAACACCAAGCTCACCCTCAAGTAAGTATAaccatactgtatgtcaggATGCAAACAGTAGCAATGGTAATATCTTAACCCACAGGTCAGTCCTCTTATTTAAACTCGATTGTACCAAtgcttctttttgtattttgaagttCTTGTGTAATTAGTTCAACCTGCTTGTCATGTTTTTCCAGGCAGCCCTGTAAATTaggtttgctgttgttgttaacAGTCAGCTTCATTGTTGTTAACAGTCAGCTTCATTCCTGTTCGTGTTCATCTCTCTTTGTAATCCCGTATCTCTGAGTGTATCCCTCCACTCCTCTTCCTTTAAgtcattcctcttcttcttcttgtgcaCTTCTATTCATTTCCCCTGCCTTCTATCCAGCTGTCCTCTTTCAACTTTGTCCTGtcttttaattttgtctttccATTGTTCTTGCCCTACCCCTGCTCTCTCcacttttcttcctctgttcttCCCCCCTTTTGACACACCTTGCCAttcttctctcctccctgcTCTATCAGGGATAAGTTTGTGGAGGTGGATCTGAAGCCTGTGTGTAAGCACTGCTACGAACGCCTGCCGGACGACATGAAACGTCGGCTGGCCAAGCGTGAGCGTGACtcaaaagacaagaagaagaaattattgATACCCATGTGTCTCTGATCCTTTCTTTCTACTTTCTCCTCACTTCCACCATTTAACTTTGGTCAGTTTCCATCgtctttcctttttgtttctATGCTTGTGTTTCATTGTCTTCATATTTCAAACATGCTCcatatcacatttattttccatctctCTGTAATACATAGTACATTTTAATTGCAGGCCACTTTAGTTAAGATATTGTAGGTGAACACTGGATTTACTATATGACTGCTTCTCATCCTAAAGCAAAGGATTAGGTCTTGTCCTCTGGTAACCCCTGCTATGTAAGGAGGAAAGTCAGATTAGTCACAAGGTGAAGGGAATGTGTTGTTTCCTGGGTTTCCTACTCTGTCTGGGTGTAAAACAAGTAAATCCTTCACTTCTTTCAGGAGTTTTCTGGATGCAGCAGTGGAAGTGTTTAGGTCCGACTGGGTTAGACACGTGTTCTGGTCCTGCTAGAGATTACATGGTTGGAAAGGAAATGCTATCAGGAACAGCAAGCATTCATAGAGACAAGACTGTCACCTCAGTCGCCTCTGTCGAGATTTCACAGTCTTCAACaggttttatttaaatcataaaacttgttgaaaaaaaaattctaatctGGATGTAGTTTTATAAGAGAAAATAATTCCACTTAGCTGGCGATGTCAGTAGTAGTTGAACATACCTATCAATATCAgcctttttcatatttttctaaaaCACATATAGTTTGGTGACTGGTAGTATTCTGAAGTGTAGTTACAATTCAACAGGTTGCTAAGCCATTGCTCATGTTCAGTAGCTATAAAAATAATACTGATATGTGCACACTGGAAATGATGATGTCTAAATTCCAACCTGTGACTGcaaccctttttttcttcaggAACAAGTTTGTGGAGTTTGACATGAAGCCAGTGTGTAAGAAGTGTTACGAGAAATTCCCATTGGAGCTGAAGAAGAGGCTGAAGAAACTATCTGAAACTGTTGCACGGAAGTAAACTCAGTTTACTAGCTGGAGGGATAGAGAAATAGATGAGATGACATGTGGTCATGCAAGTCACATTTTCAGAATAGACAAgaaggttttgtgtgttttgtagtaTAACTGATCTGAAAACAGGCTCGATTTTAGTAAGTTCAGTTACAGCCAGTAATGTCTTCGAAAGTGGCAGGTTAGTTAGCCACTCAGTTTAATATTACTTAATTCAGTGCCTTTTGCTGAAATACCACACTCACATGCTTGCCTTATTTAactatacatacagtatatattaagCCACAGATGACCATGGTCCTCTTTTTCTAAATGATACAAGctttacaacaataaaaacatgttgacaGGCTGTTCTACTTTTTGCCTACTTGTCACATGATGCCAAACCAAACTAAAAGAAAgttgacaaaataattttatataatgtgtatataatatccagtatttcatttttccattcatATACCTGTATTTTtatagtttttgtgtgtgtgtgtgtgtgatactgtCATGCAAGATAGTTTTTGTGTTGAGCAATACCATCTTTTGTATCTACAGTTTATTGATGACACATGACAACATGTGGCCTCGGTGGTACACTCAGCCATCACCTGCATTGTTCTTGCCTTTTACTTGCTATGCAGTTTATGTGTAAAACAATCTGGTATTTACAAATAAGTACATGCAGGAATGATGAATATTACAAACACCTTTCAAAGTAATTCAGTTGAGTCCCACACTTTAACtacattttaatatactgtaaagATGAAAGAACGCTTCTGTGACATTGTCAGcaagtcattttattaattaGCTTAACAGTAACAGGATTTAATATATGACAACTGGTATGCAGAGACCGGAAGCAGGGGTAATTTTAGGTGTTAGAACATGTGTGTCCCTGCTGTTTGTAATCCAGGGAATGATCCTCTTAGAGAGGAATACCGACTTTGTCAGGATTTTGACCCTATTATGAAAGAAAGACAACTTTTGTGAATGGGAAATCTGAAAATGCCTCAGCTGAACAGCATTTGATCATAGAATGCTTCTGTTTTACAAAGTGGGTcaatagaaaaacacacattctgaTATTTCATGAAATGCGACTGTCTGAAATTCACTAACTATAATGTCGCAACATTTCTCATATGCCACATACACGTATAACTATTAACTAACTATTGTTGCTTAAGCGCTAGTAAATAATCCAGTAGATAGTTGTCCATTATTACCTGGGATGCTGAAAAGACTTCTGCAAAAAGCCACTGCTCtacaaatgtattttactttctTAGTGTTTGTTAAGaagaaatatttattcatgttaaCTCACCAAAGTGCATGTTCTAAACTTGAATggctatatattttttatttagatcCAAGATAATTCTGCCACTGTGTCTAAATAAACATATACGTCAATGCCACTATTGTTgatgtctttttatttaaattcactcACTTGGAATGTAACACATGTCCACTCATCGATTTAGGATTCAAAGGACGCTAAGGGTTATGAAAAATTCCCAAGATCATAAATTATGTGCACTCTTTTGCACCTTAACCaacgatttttttttctgtgaactTGCATGGAGGAAGGGTTATATTAGTCATGCACAAGACAGCTATGTTCTACAATGACAATTGCAGaattgaaatacattttaaatgtcttccCTTGGATGAACTATACAGGGATTAAATATCTTTTAGCACGGACCACACTGATGAGTTCATAACAATACACATTTAAAGtcatcgtaaaaaaaaaaacactttaactgATTGAACAAAGGAATATGTTTTGTAGTTTCTAAAATGGTTTGTTAAACATTTAAACTATTGCCGGCTTTTCAGGTTTCCTTTTTATTGACTGTCAAGGTTGTCTTGGAAGAATATAGTGAAATATGGTTAGTATCGTGGTTGATAAGTCTTTTATAGGATAATAAGGAACGTATTACAACATTGAATTATTAAATCAATACACATTATATTATTCATCCGGGTCAGATAACGTACTTCGTCCATGTTGTAAATTCCTTTATCCTCGACTAGCCCGCACAATGCTTCAAAATAATGTGCGTCAGCGTGCGTCAAGCCTGATACTCCCTTCTCATTGGTTAAGAAAAGGGATTCAAGACTTACGCGGCCCACGTGACCCTCTGCCATTTGACGGCAATGAGACTGCGCAACAAACAACATGGGGAGTTAACGAAACGGAGTGACCGCGGAACAGACCTTAGTGtcagtttttaaattgtgtGAATTCCTTGTGTGACGCTCACTACAGCCATCTGTTGCATTAGAATCTGGATGTGGAAGCCATGCGGCGGAGTAAAGCAGAAGTGGATCGTTACGTCTCATCGGTGCAGAGTTCTTCTCCCTCTTTCAAAGACGTAAGTTGAGCCGGCGGCCAGTGTTAGCATGCTGCCACCATGTCAGTCCGTTGCATGTGAGAGCCAGTGAGTACGAGTAGACAACCTGAACATCTAAATCGAGTGAGCGCAAACACACTTCTGATTATTGTGAGGTAATTTAGTTTATTACTTTGGTTTGTTTAACCAGTTACGTGCCGTGtatagcagcagcagcacaagctAACCGGCATAATGACGCCTCCTCGTTTCCTCCCCTTCATGCTCAGAAAATGCGCGGCATGTGGTTATGCTAGCACCTCTTGTCAATTAGCGGAGGGAATTAGCCTCCAGTTGGCTTTTACTGCTTCTGTGTGCTGCAAATACTGGTTTGAAACGTGCGGAAGAACAGAGTATCGTCCGACAGGAGCAGAATCACGATGACATTAAACcaagaagagcaaaaatcaAATGGATTTGCTTTAGGATGGTTGAAGGCGGTTCACCTCAGGGTCCAGAGACTCAACTCCTGTTGGAGTTGACATTAAAGTTTCACTTAAAACTTCATAAGTTATTTATGGAAACCTAATGAAAGTGTCTATAATATCACAAAATTGGTTCTCAGTGtcaatatttacagtatgtttaaGAAAACGGGAAAGCACAGATGACAGATGGATTTACATTGTTGCCTATCAATCACTAagttataataaaacaaataaatttgcCTCAGTTTATTGTATGCAGTGATTGGCCCCTCTTTGAGTGGCAGCTAACCAAGGTAAAGAAAAGGGGTAATATGGAGTAACGTGAATATCTTAAATCAAAATCTTGTGAAATTTACCATTTAGTTCATATATGTGATTCCCATTAATATAAAAGATGCACTTGAtgaaaactgtttaaaacatttttgattcACTGCTATATTTTATCCCCTCAGAAACCAATCAAAGGATTTTTATTCGCTAAATTGTACTTTGAAGCGAAGGAGTATGACCTTGCAAAAAGGTAAGCATGTAATTTTCTCCTTAACACTGAATGTGTTATTGCTTCTCAAGAGGTGTTCATTATTTTCATGGCAGTGTTGTATTTTTCATTGTCTTCTTAGACATGTGTCGGAGTATCTCAAAGTTCAGGAGAGGGATCCGAAAGCACACAAATTCCTTGGGCAGCTGTACGAGAGAGAAGGAGACATCAGTAAGGCAGTAGGATGTTACAAGGTGGGTAGAATATGTCCCAGGAATAACAAAAGTTCTGACTTAACAATTATGAAGTCAGAAAATGTCTGGTTGTTGTTGACACACCAATAGCCACTCATGGTAATACATTTGTTTACCATGAGTGACTATTGGTGAATTGTTTTTGGATAGTCTTGCCTTTCAGAGAGATCGCATGTCTTTGTGCTTTGTAAAAACTGACATTTGTAAATCTTCACTGCTTTGTGTGTAGCGGTcagtggatttgaacccagcaCAGAGGGACCTGGTGCTGAAGGTGGCTGAGTTACTGGTCAGTATGGAGGTTTGTGACAGCAGAGCAGAGTTTTGGGTGGAGAAAGCGGCTAAGCTGCTGCCAGGAAGCCCAGCGATTTTCAGCCTTAAGGTGAGCTGTTCTGACGTTGAATTTCCAGTAAGATCACCATTGTGCAATGCATCAGTAATTTGTTGAATTTATCTATTGTTCTCATTTAACTCACTTGCTGCCATTCACGACTATAGAAGTCCATTACGTTTTTCAAGGGCTGGGTGACAGTCTGACAGAGGTTGCCAGTGAAAATCAAGCATCTTATCATAGAATGCAGTGTAATGACGACTCATCCAGTTACAGAATAGAGAACTGTGAATCAGGGAAACATGGAAAAGTTGcggcagcttatgatgcaacatacagtattttgcgTATGTCAGAGGGCACCCTCAAGCGAACACGGTTTTTGgtcaaaaacagaaagtaaacaccaataaatgtcCAATGCATCAGAGAaagtctgctgaaagaggtcaGTTGCTGCAAAGCGGCGACAGGCAATGGGTTAATGTATATGACTGAAGTCACAGCCTACTACGTACCTCTGTTGTCATTGTCTTTAAATTggatttttaactgtttttgaaGGAGGCAGGAAGCAAATGAAAAGGGAATGCATTCTGAGTctgatttgtttgtgtctgtttataCAGGAGCGTTTGTTGAGCCGTCAGGGTCAGCAGGGTTGGAACCAGCTGTTCGACCTCCTGCAGGCCGAGCTGGCATCGCGGCCTGCTGATGCTCATGTGAATGTGAAGCTGGTTCAGTTGTTTTGTCAGGATGGACGACTCGATGAAGCTGTTAAGCATTGCCTGGCTGCTGAGAAAAAAGGCGTGCTAATGCATAGTCGGGACTGGTACACAGTGGTGTTGCACACGCTGCAGGTCAGCACGGAAAGACAGTATTTCATAGAATATTTGAAAAGGCTGATAttgtttttcatggtttttTATCCAgtcattcatgaaaaaaaatgggtgACCTTTGTTCCAGGAGTATTTAGCACAGCCCAATGTCTCTGGTAATGAAAAGATGTGCCGCCGCCTTCAGAGGGAACTGCTATTGGCCCATTGTAGTCTACTGAGAATCTCTCTGTCTGAGAGCAGCATGCAGCCTAGCCTGGATGCCCTGAAAGGGTAGGTGATATTCTTTATTTGAGCTATAGCTATAAAAATCAAATCCTCACTTCCACTTTTTCAACTTCAGGTTTTATTTGTATGAAATTTGTGTataaggagaagaaagaaactCACTTTTATTAtcccccatagggaaattacttttacaTTCAGACCATATACAAAAATACATATGTTAGACatgcatatatagtgtgtacaggcccctgaacataCGCACACACTAAAggtctgtaagcatgcaattagtacaggCAATTTGTATAGGGGGAGGCAGACTGACGAGTAGAGACTTTGCAgtgtgcctcaaatgagcagcttgtaggagGGGtgttgccttgctcaagggcgcctcgggagatgagctgacacctcccactgtcagctcacactccggagatgacTGGTCGGGAGAaagaatcgaaccgctgatcttgggtCATCTTGGATCATGGGACGACCCACTATActgactgagctactgccgccccaaataaaaaaaatgcctgTAAATTCCTCAGCTTCTACTTCGTCCTGTATCGTCTTCACTGCTTTATATAAAGGCAACAGCCTTTACTTCACAATTTTTGTCTTAATTGTGGAAAGTGCCTTAAAAGAACAACTGGATCTGTACTATATAGTGTAATCTAAATCAAGCTGCATTTGATTTAACAAAAGTTCAAAACTGCTTCAGaattttccttccagatgacatcCTTATTTAGTCCTCTGACATATcttcaaaactgaaaaaaaaaaatctggtgctgTATGTTTAAAAACCTGAGTGCGTCTGTTTGTGTAGTTTTGATGAAGCAATGCAGATGCTGAGCAGTGTTGCTGGACGCCATGCAGATGATCTTTTCGACATGTTTGTGGAGTTAAGAGGTCACCTCTACTTGCATGTTGCCACGCTGCTGCTGAAGATGGCTCAGGAACGCCAGCAGACCTGGAGGGCCGTCATTGACCTGGCTGCACTATGCTACCTGCTGGCTTACCAGGTATCAACACAACAACCAGACACAACTGCCCGTTGATGAATTCCGATTCACTTTAAGATGATGAAGCAGaaaattcaagtttttttcAATAGTTTTGAAATAGTATtacatgtaatatttatttttacatcctgcttcaaagcagtgatgtaattgtcagcgttcatgtgtttgtttgttcgtcctgttgttagtccaccaaatatcttcgcaaccgttgcagatagaaagataaaacaaaaaacacattactcgggcggcaaaggggatgaaaatgagatgatgacctttaccttgagaaaactaggtcaaggtcaaatttcaaattttgtactctcaggaacctgattagaaagacgagggaggccagtgtgagtaagaccatagatcaaagctagtgcctcgatctatgaaagtaggtcagagcactagctttaatctttgACTAATGAaatgtcagggtaaaattttgaattcaggggtgtagagggatgttgcagtctgtgactgccatGGTTCTAGTTAGaggtttgattttgttttgtgtttcctccACCAGGTCCCTCGACCAAAGGCTAAAGTGACCAAAAGAGACCAGTCAGTCCCACAGCTTCTGGAGCTGTTGGCCAATGACAGACAGAGTCAGGCTGGCCACATGTTGCTAAATCTGAGCTCCGATTCGTGTACCTTGATCAGAGAGGTCTGTCCATGTGTTCTTATTCAGTTTACAGATTGTACCCATTTTACCCCACGATAAAGTGGTTTACGACAGTAGATGGAAATTGTGATAAATTTACTGAATTTGTCTTTATGTGTATAATACAACTAAGAAAGTTTATTTCTTGTCGTATTACACtaaaatattgcttttattaTCACTTATGCTACTTGTTTTTATCAATATAGTATCACAAAATATTGTTAGATGGAGTGATGATTAATTGAAATATGTTGAAACAGCCcattattttattccttttataTAGGTTGTGGAGGCATTCGGGAACCGTTGTGGTCAGAACTCCTTGTTTGAGCTCTTGTTTGGATCACAAGCCTGCACTGGATCTTCCTTTATTGCCAACGATGACATTCATTCCCTCAACACTACGGCTCCAGAGCTCTCTCAGCTGGCAAAATGGGATGCTGGTATGAAGCAATATCTGCCTTGGTTCCATAGTAGCCTGAAAAActttcagaaattttttttatctttgcaaACACTGAATGCTTTTTCTGGAGGTTGTGGTTCATGAATATTATATCTCAGCAAGCTCAAATATTAGCTTTGGTGTCTCCTCCCTAGGCTCTATCCTTCTGCATGATGGTGACTTACAACATCTAAGCTGGCTGGGGATACAGTGGACGCTTCTGGGCCAGAGACCAGCCCTTCGGAACTGGTTACAACAGCT
This window of the Antennarius striatus isolate MH-2024 chromosome 12, ASM4005453v1, whole genome shotgun sequence genome carries:
- the LOC137604820 gene encoding LIM and senescent cell antigen-like-containing domain protein 1 isoform X1, whose amino-acid sequence is MEVNGHTLPPSIPEDSEALDHVSHKEMNGYHEKLQGSDGGEDEVPVSKSQRRKSDVKVYKEFCDFYARFNMANALANAMCERCKSGFAPAEKIVNSNGELYHEQCFVCAQCFQQFPEGLFYEFEGRKYCEHDFQMLFAPCCHQCGEFIIGRVIKAMNNSWHPDCFCCDICQAVLADVGFVKNAGRHLCRPCHNREKARGLGKYICQKCHAIIEEQPLLFKNDPYHPDHFNCNNCGKELTADARELKGELYCLPCHDKMGVPICGACRRPIEGRVVNAMGKQWHVEHFVCAKCEKPFLGHRHYERKGLAYCETHYNQLFGDVCYHCNRVIEGDVVSALNKAWCVNCFACSTCNTKLTLKDKFVEVDLKPVCKHCYERLPDDMKRRLAKRERDSKDKKKKLLIPMCL